The genome window CTGCTGACCGGTCTCAATGTCCCACAGCGCACTGCAGAGGAGGACAGTCGGGTCACACTCAGTACAACACTCTTATATAATGTGTGCCTGGTAGTTGTAACAGATTTGCTAATAAGCAATAAGTGGGTACAGATCACATTTGAATTACCGTCTCCTGACTGCATGTTCGACCTCTGATGCAACGAATTGGCAGTGGCTCCTActatttttaactttaactACTAATTTCCAACTAAACTACTTTTCCATGCCCTATGGTCAGGCAAATATGTTATTATCACccataatgtaaagaatataACCTACACTCCTGTACACATagacattaaagagcacctatttcattgctaaaaagcaaggttattttgtgtatttggtataatacaatgcgtTCACGTGGttcatggtttaaaaaaaacacagtatttccacataccgtacatttttgtagatcTAGATTTCACGCTTtttctgaaacgcacagatttgaaaaacattggccagctaatctgtacgttgcgATTGGCCTGAaaacctctgacatcagccggaaacgTGACACTCcttacaatgtttgaaaaatttGGTTGCTAACAAGAGTTATTTTACAGGccgagtccgaagcgggaggaattatgataatgtcgatcttgtctacatcaccaatcccaggaagtaaactgttgcctacaatccgtgggTTTGttatagtccaagaaaagagatttacgttggagatgataacttgcgtcatcatttactttgggccatgtaccttttgcatatcattaacatgtactaatacacactcacacacctaagaaaaatgtaaaaacgtgaatccgacaataggtgctctttaaattagTCATTCACTAACCTGCTCTCTTGATGCTAAAAAAACCCCATATTGGTTTTTCACTCAAATTGACTTTGGGGTCTTTTTATCATAAAGTCATGAAATATGCaagtaaatgtatttaaatactgCAGTAAAATGAGATGCCTCACCAAGTGGTATCTCCAGAGCTGGTAACTATCTGGCTATCATCCAAAAAACGGCAACAAGACAAATAACCTGGTAAGAAACAAAGACAATACACTTTATTGTATTTTCCCCTTGGACTCACTACCTAAAACCTATACAGATTAAGGATCCAGGGTAAAACACCTGACTAGTCCTTGTGTGTTATGTTTACCTGTATGTCCGGGCAGTTCTCTGGTAACTCTGACGTTGCCCTCACGGGTTTTAAGGCTGTAGATAGAGCAGATGTTGTCTAGGCCTCCACAGGCTACGTAGTTCCCTGATGGAGCGTATGCACAAGTCATCACCCATGATGATCGTAAGGGAATGGCATGCATCTGAAATAAACGGCAAAAACAATTCCTTTACTTGAATTTATAGATGGTACCATGAGTTGTTGAAGTGGCCATGAGGGGGAGCTCACTCTGTAGTCTATATAGGTCCAAAAACCCTAATACAGTAATGTTTATGCATTTATTGTACATCctctcttaaaaaaaaagtaaggcTGTCAAAAGGTTAATCGCAATGaattacatataaaaaataaaagtttgtgtttgcatatatgtgtgtgtgtgtgtgtgtgtgtgtctgtgtgtattacatgtatataaatacacacatacatgtatgaatttaagaaaaatgtttttaggtatttttttatttacaatataaatatatcaaaatatatataaataaatatacatacaagtaaatgtttcttaacatgtgagtttttagatataaaaaattattacacacagtgcacacacataaattatgcaaaaagacttttatttcgtaagcaattaatcgcgattaatcttttgacggccctaaaaaaagtattttttagcggcattaacataaacaaacagcttttgttGCCCAAACATAACTTACGGTAACATCCAGTCATTTGCTGGGGTAAACGTACCTTGTTTGTGGTGTAGCTGTCCCAAATGATGAGTTTGCCATCTTGAGAGGCACTTACTAGTAACCTTGaggtttaaaaacaaaacaagttaGAGTAAAACAGTGTTCCTAATTCAAACACTTTAATGCTTTCCTTTACCCACCATAAGTAAGTTTCTAGTGAGTAAAATCATGGCCTCTGTTCCAACCTCGAACAATTTTTCAATGAGATGTAAtgtttaatatacattattgtgAGAATGCTCCATATCTTTACACAAGCACACTGCTAGGAGCTATGGGCATAAGCCTGCTCCATCTAACAATCGTAAGCACTAGAAGGGATGCACAGATGGAGAAAGAGTGAATGATAGAGGGAGAAAAGAAGGGAGGAAAAGAGAGACTGGAGCAGGAGGCAGCCTGCATAATCCCAGAACACCCCTGAGTTGTGAGAGGCCTGCTGTATTATTCATTGAGTGTACACTGACAGAGCTGCAGGGTTTCTCTGAGAGAACCCATCCTCCAGCTCCCACCTGCTTTCTTTCTCCATCAACTGACCTGGAATCAGTAGCCCAGTGCATGGCGTAGATTTTCGCTAAATGGCCTCGAAGTGTCCGCCTCGTCCTCATTTGGATCCTTCCCACTGAATCCAGACCAGCCGTAATCTAACACACAAAAGTCTTATCTTAGAATGACATTATAAAGCAAGCGGGACGTGGTTCATAAATACGAGTCATGCTGTTGCTCTAATGTGCTACTAGTTGATTTAAAGGTTTGGGAATGATATTGACCAGGCAAATGACTGAAATACTAAAACGAACAAGTTAAACAAGTCACACAATCAGCAGGGCGTGGGCTGATGTTTAAATTTTGATGGAGGCCTAGGCATGTAGGAGTGCGTTTAATATTTTAGTGCACTTAAGTGCATGTTCAGCATGTTTACGTCAGTGGCCGATTTGCATGTCTGTGCTGAGCTCAGAAAACAGGAGTGGGAACCTCCTAGTCCAAAGATGGGACACAGCAGGGATGGTGGCACAGCTGCTTACCTGGGACAGGCTGGAGTCGCTGCATGCTTTCCTGGCATCCTGCAATGGGAACAGCAGCATGTCAAGGGTATGCCATTCTACAGATTACGGCCAAGGAAATGTAAACGTAACACATGGGAAGTGTATGAGAACATTTAGCCCAAACTATGTATTGAATGAATACAAAAAGCTGGACACTGAATGGATTTGTATAgttattttaaagtattttgcTTTCATTGTGCTCTTGTACACATTGAATTTGGTGCTTTTTATGTAGGGATgtaccgataggattttttgggccgataccgatttaaacagacaacttcctGCCGATAccaataccgatattaaacacttgtatacaatactatacagttggtctatttgctagtttatttctgcatcaaattatttttactgaacatggattgcatctaattaacattcaactgaccaacataataagagaggcagaAATTAAGCTCAaccaaatataataagacagcatgacaaccttcaaaggtggtttttgctattcagcatttattttattaacaacattaactcgtttttttttttttacatataatggatttctttatgcagttaattaataaacaatcggtatcggcctttctcgtgctattgccgatggtttcaaattcatcaaaaatcgaccgataaatatcggcggccgatacatcggtgcatcactacttttaagtatttttttaataatgtaaaggacattctttaaaaatataacctttaattttgatattcttcagcctggatttcacagacagggtcacaaatattttCTAGGGAGAACTTGCCCTTCGACTGATCAGCCATACAGGCGCAGCACAGTTATCAGGCTGATAATCTCAAAATGCAGACAGATCTGCCAGTTATTCAGCTTGGGTTGGACTACTGTCCTGATGCTATACCAATAAATCTGGTGCTAGTTATGTGTAAAAATGGCGTGGTAGAGCAAAAAAGGTCTTACTCTGATCTGATTGCGCAGCTGCTCCGCCTCCTGCCGCAACTGCTCCAGCTCACTCATGATCTTCTGAGCAATTCACTCCCTTCTGCTTAATAATACTGACAAAGACCTGCAACACATGAGCATAAAGTCACTTAAAAGTTATGTATCAAGAAGAAATAGTGGTGGACCACAAATTAAAGGCACTCATCACAATGCTGTACTACAGATACATTAAACGATCAATTTTCATACATTAAGACACTTTAGATCAGATGTCCCATAGACTAAACTCAGACAGGTCCTATAGAATACAGAGAAAGTGTTGTAAGTGTTTCCACTAGGCTGTAAAGAAACCAAACACTCCAGCTATAGCAGTGCCAACTGTAGAGCCGGGCACGGTGTGCTCCTTTGTTTAATGAGGGGCAGCACTGCTTGGCACCGCCTAAAGGTCGACTTTCCTAAAAATATAGTCAACACCAACTTAAATAAACCATCAACAGATTACAACGCTCAAACCTTTAGCGTCACACCGTGCGTGACTTCCCAAAGCATGGATGCAAAAGATGAGGTCCATTCAAAGGCCATATGCAAATAGTTACTCCAACAGTTATTCCAGCATAACAACTAGCTGCCATTGAGCTTCTGGTGTTATTGCAGTACTAAATACACTACGATACTCACACAGGGCAACAAATTAATTGACAAACTTGTCATTTGTGCTCTGACACAAAATGGGAATACCCCTAAAGACAACTCTGACCTTTGTTAAGCATGTGAAATTTGTACATTTCGGCATGAAGGTTTTTAGGGAACAACAGTGGCATGACTACAAGCAACGTTGCTAAAAACAGGAAGACCGCTGGTCCCAACCCTACCAATACAAAATACAGGAAAAGCAGGCAATGACTAATGTCATTTTACAACActatactatagtaaatataataaaaatgtcaaCCATTCGAGCATATTTCGCTCCGACTATATAAAATACATCTAACTTAACAATATGTAGCTTTATAATCTGATAAACACTTCTTAATCTATTATTTCCTTTTGTCAAGCCTTTGACACTTAAAAAACTGCCACGACATAAAATATCACGTTTACACGATGTTGACTGTTTACTTAGTAAGCtttcattattttaatatacAGCAGTTTTAATTATACGATTATCCTTTCAATGCCGAGAGTATTGCTACACTTCAAAGCTAATCAACTATAACAGATTTAAAACCACATGTTGCACTACACAGAAACATCTATCTACTTCACCATTTGCACGACAAGCTGTGTAAAATGACCTTATCCTGCATATTTATAATCGGTTGAGCGAATTAAAGAGATACGTTATGATATGGTTTGGTTAGCAAGAGGCTAGCGAGCTGTGAATGTATCATGTCAGTTACTACAGAgcacaacacaaacactgacACATTACCTGCTGTAACAACACTACTAATTCCTCGTGCCGTACGTAACGATGTCCTTATGCGCTAAGTAATCGTTTCAAAATATTAACTTGTTCATTTCGTCTTATTTACATCCAAAACAGGGCCTCGGGCGCCAAATTTACGAGATTCAAGGCAATTCACAGTACGATTACCACACCCATACTGATATTGAGAGCATGGCAACATTTGGGTAAAGGGGAGAACGAAAGCTAAAGTATTGTTTAACCAAAGTTATTTAATGTAGATAGATGAAAAGTTATTAGAATGTATGTTTTAATGCatgatattatatattataatgacATATTTTGCCTTTTCAACTACAGAGCGTAATTTTAAAGGTGGCGATCCAAACGTGTCACCCCCGCGCTTAAAGTGGTTCTGGCTATCAGCTTCCTCAATTATCAAAATGACTTAAGTAGTTTGATACGTTTGGATGTAGTGTCAAAGGCCTTTGATTTGTAACATATATTAGTGCATATGACTTATATGAGCATTAAGAGgaaaatttatataaaatttccaacgcttttgaaagaaaaactgTATTATAAAACATAGATGTTTACAATAGTATTGTCCATAATTGCGTAATGTTTAAAGGGGTCTTGAACTGTAAGTTGTTCAGCAAAGCTTCATGTACTAATTTAATTTTGAAGTGAACCGGACCCTCTCACATAATAAGGTCACAGTTTAGCCTACTAAGTTACCTATGCAAAGCCATATGAAATGAGTGCATGTTTGCCATGTGTCAAATAAACTGTCAATTTCAGTAGCAATACTAGTTAAAAATTAATAGTTTGGATtaagttattttacatttactgttaaaataaataattgtgtAATATTTAAAGAGAAACAAGATTATTTAGACTTTAATGCTTAGAATAAAATATATGGCATGCCATGGGTTAAGAAACTCCACCCCTTACGATATTTAACCACtacaaataaaaccaaaaagTACTGTttaccatagttaaaccatggtagCCACCATGATTTTGCAACAGTAACCAAAACTAATCaatatacacataaaaacaGTGGTTACTacacttattattattttttgtttagataaaattaattTATCTTGTTGATCTATAGCTAAAgtacttaaataaaaaagtaacaaaACCATTATTCAGTGACATCAAGGCTTACCTATTGTGTAGGTTAAGTCACCAATCTCAATGCAAGGCTGGTCAGTGGAAGCACACGGCTCCCTCTGTAGTGTGCTGGTTTGTGCTGATCTGAGTGCTGTCACTTGGATAAGCAGTGGGCACTTTAGTAAACCACCAGTGCATCTACACTGAGAGCTGCTCATAGTGGTGACAAGGTGGGGTTGGATGGGGGAGGCTGTGTATTGAAAGTGGAAGGATgaggtcttaaagagacagtattGATGTCACCATCTGTTCAATTTGTCAATGTCACTACCGAGTATATGTTAAGAAAATGAATGAGTTTTGTTCTGTGCCTTTAATAATTAACCCTTTGTTTAGATTATCTGTATGTTTGAACAAAATGCATGAACGGTTTCTGATTGTTAGATCACCACATAACAAATGGCTgtcaataatttattaaaatggaTAGCTTTTTCATGTAATGCACTgtcaacacatttattttaagtgaTTCATTGAACTGCTTCCTGTTAATTGTTCATATTCACAGACAAATGTGTGCTATAAATTTGCTGATCAAAAAATGCCCCCCCCCACTTCATGAAGATCACATTTGAATTAATGTGTTGCTTTTGACTTCAAGTTAAAATATCACAAGAGCAActtaaagtcaaattttccTTGCACATGTCCGCCCAAAGATACTGACAACACTGGAGATTTCTATTACAAAGGAAGCATTTTGAGTCACTGTATATCCGATGATGATACGATAGGTCATGAAACAGGACCCTGCTGAGACATCTACCTTACATCCTCAATGGTCCCTAAAATCCTGAAGAAATCCATAAACTAATTTAAGCCATTGTCCTTCTCAACCACACGGTTTTATTTTTAGAGCTTTGTTGATGACACTGTCTAAAATTTCAAGCTGTGAAAGAGGTTAGCTATATATTCATCTACAGTGCCATCCATAAGTATTGGGACaataaagacaaaactgaaATTTGTAAGATGAATATGAGGCAAAAGTacagaatgttacattttattaacatttgattatgtttcaacacatacatttatCCTGACTGTGTCTGTACTGCACACGCAAAGGTCAAATACTACACTTTTTTGAACAATTAATGCATCAGGAAACACAGTTCATCACCTAACACTTGTCAGACAACTCTCTTCATATGATGCCTTTAGATAGAAgaattaaaatacaaatatgtTGCTCCGTTAAGTTGGTATGTTTTTTAACCCCTAGGGTGTCAGCTGGCATTAGCTTAACTTAGAACcttcttctatacgttacattaatACTCCGCTTACTACGGTTTAGCTGCTGTACTTTGCTACATTTGTTGTCCTctgattttttgtgttttctcttgcTTTTATTAATGCAAAACTGCTTTCGAACTTTTAAACAATTATGACAAgcactttattaataaaataaaattaaactaaaCTGAACAGGTGAAAGATAAAGTGTGACATTCTGTACTTTTATCTCATATTCACCTTTTTGGcacggtttcccagacaggtctTCCTAGTCCTAAAATAAATttcatgtttgagctgccttaaagtgcacctatttcattgctaaaaaatgtTCGTTTGTATATTTGGTATGGCCTTGTCTAtacgtcaacaggcccaggaagtaaactgatGTCTACAAGATATTTACATTGAAAACGATAATTCGTGTCAGCTTTTACTTTGGGGCATGTACCTTTTGGATATCGTTAACATGCAGGGCCTACTAATAAACACTTACATACCagaggaaatgtaaaatcgtgaatcggaccataagggacatacctttttttttttaaatactaattttccagctcccctagagttaaacatttgacttttatagttttggaatccattcagctgatctccgactttggcgctagcacttttagcatagcttagcacaatccattgaatctgattagaccattagcattgcgctaaaaaataaccaaagagttgcgatatttttcatatttaaaacttgactcttctatagttacattgtgtactaagacagacagaaaatgaaaattttgcGATTTTCcaggcagatatgactaggactatcctctcattctggtgtaataatcaaggactttgctgatgtaacatggctgcaggaggcgcactGATATTACGCAGCAAGCAAAAATAGttcccttagtaactttcaatggcaggggattattttcgggcagtgcgtaatatcactacgcctgctgcagtgcaaagtccttgattattacgccagaatgagagttagttcctagccatatctgcctagaaaatcacaaattttaattttctgttcgTCTTACTACACGATGTGGCTACAGAGGAGTCaggttttaaatagtaaaatatcaATTTTTCAGCGCGATGctgatggtctaatcagattcaatggattatgctaagctatgctaaaagtgctagcaccagacccggagatcagctgaactgattccaaaacaataaaaatctaatgtttaactctaggggagctggaaaattagtatatttaaaaaaaagtggaatgtccctttaaaaacatcttgcagtGACACATCTTATACagtatatcagtgccattgttttgtcccaAGATTCACACCagtaaaaacgacttaaatgtcttaatataactagggcctagtcctggattaatctaaaccctgtctgggaaactccCCCTTAATGTTTCGACATTTCTTGACTTCACAGCAAACAGAgcaattttgcctttattttccAAATACTTAAAAGGGCACTATatatcagtgtttctcaaagtgtggggtGGGCCCCACTGGTGGGGAATAGGTATAACATTACAAGTGGGGCAtgataaacaagaaaaaatatggTAATTTTTGTGATCTCTATTAATTcctttttttataaactcaaaatgacacatttaaatataagcctaactaaaaacaaagaaaatgtcACATACCATAGCTTATACAACAAATTAACGTTGGAATGTTAATTGAAGCGGAATAAAAACTTTAATGTGAAGAGGCGATATAGGCGATAAAAGCGGTAGCAGGTATAAAATTAACAATGGATAAGTTTGTGACATggaacagaaaaaaaatggaaattTGGCACCAGCAGAGAAAACCAAGACAGACAGTGGACCTAATCAACCAAAAAGCCAGCTGAAAAGAAAGTATGATAACTTTTGTCAGAGACAAAATGCAAACATAGTTGCATTCTTATCTTTAATTTCAACCTCGGGGGCAGTAATATTGACTGAAGTTTGAGCAAGAGGGAGAGTAGTCAGGAGTCATGATGTTACTGCGTGCCGAGGTATGCAAATATAGTTCTGATTTATATCCGCCTAAAAAAttgccatgttttattttgtgctaccatacttactcgtggaACTTCTCAtgtaacagtatttaaatagagaaaacatggaagtgttaggtggcttttaaattcacccctgtttggatcctaaggaatgaatggggctaagctaaaggctaacacattcaccacacgttgtacaaagattaagtgcacgcattgaaaaaagataggcatgtattaattcatctaagctgaggtaataacatagtaaaatctaaaaaaaacgaTAACCATTTTGTTGGCGCGATTGGAGAAATGTGGAGCttggaacccttatacctccaaagtggggaatggcagaaaaactttgagaaacactgctatataaatacaattcCATACAAAAGTAGTTGTAGCACTGCCTAAGTCATGACAGTCAGGGACCACAATGCActcacatcttaaaaaaaaacggaGAAGAGAATTTTAATTTCAGTCAGTTCTtctaaaatacaattttattaaatagaTTATAAATACATCTTGAGTTGATAACCTATAAACATAAGTGGAATGGAAACATGATAGTTGACAGCTAgacatgcatacatttttttaatccattccgtaaataaattgatttcacattatcacaaagtaaaatacatttcattcTGCTATTATATTAAACTAGTTATTTCTAATTATATTTATAGTAACAGCTTTGATCATAGCAAAACTAGATTCTAAAAAGGCTGgcttattttcaacccagcattgggtcaaaatggGACGAGctcagccgttgggttaaattaaaggaacagtatgtaggattgtggccaa of Misgurnus anguillicaudatus chromosome 2, ASM2758022v2, whole genome shotgun sequence contains these proteins:
- the gnb4a gene encoding guanine nucleotide-binding protein subunit beta-4, with protein sequence MSELEQLRQEAEQLRNQIRDARKACSDSSLSQITAGLDSVGRIQMRTRRTLRGHLAKIYAMHWATDSRLLVSASQDGKLIIWDSYTTNKMHAIPLRSSWVMTCAYAPSGNYVACGGLDNICSIYSLKTREGNVRVTRELPGHTGYLSCCRFLDDSQIVTSSGDTTCALWDIETGQQTTTFTGHSGDVMSLSLSPDSKTFVSGACDASSKLWDIRDGMCRQSFTGHVSDINAVCFFPNGNAFTTGSDDATCRLFDLRADQELMMYSHDNIICGITSVAFSKSGRLLLAGYDDFNCNVWDTLKGERAGVLAGHDNRVSCLGVTSDGMAVATGSWDSFLRIWN